One part of the Phoenix dactylifera cultivar Barhee BC4 chromosome 4, palm_55x_up_171113_PBpolish2nd_filt_p, whole genome shotgun sequence genome encodes these proteins:
- the LOC103698307 gene encoding pathogen-associated molecular patterns-induced protein A70-like, whose protein sequence is MMEESWPSMWSSVRGWFSPTVLFVILNIVIGTIALTSKTLRSHRHRDNDDDDDHPRPISRGPSAVLERLRSVGLFRFRSGDFPLDAAPPSPKSEPPAAPDASTGGEQQHHISRCQSDPQEAPGEEKEKKLSGRMKKSASENSPFAHLDEAEIVRVPAAARSRGRAALVEEEEGVDARADDFISRFKEQLKLQRLDSILSYKEMLNRGK, encoded by the coding sequence ATGATGGAAGAATCGTGGCCGTCGATGTGGTCCTCCGTACGAGGCTGGTTCTCCCCTACCGTCCTCTTCGTGATCCTCAATATCGTCATCGGCACCATCGCCCTCACCTCCAAGACCCTTCGCTCCCACCGCCACCGCGacaacgacgacgacgacgaccacCCCCGTCCGATTTCCCGCGGCCCCTCCGCCGTCCTCGAACGCCTCCGCTCCGTCGGTCTCTTCCGCTTCCGATCCGGCGATTTCCCCCTCGACGCCGCCCCTCCCTCCCCCAAATCGGAGCCGCCGGCGGCACCCGATGCTTCCACAGGCGGCGAGCAGCAGCACCACATCAGCCGGTGCCAGTCGGACCCACAGGAGGCGCCgggggaggagaaggagaagaagctgTCGGGGCGGATGAAGAAGTCGGCGAGCGAGAATTCCCCGTTCGCGCACCTCGACGAGGCGGAGATCGTGCGGGTGCCGGCGGCCGCGAGGAGCCGCGGCCGGGCGGCGcttgtggaggaggaggagggggtggACGCCAGGGCAGACGACTTCATTAGCCGGTTCAAGGAGCAGCTCAAGCTTCAGCGCCTCGATTCTATTCTCAGTTACAAGGAGATGCTCAATCGTGGAAAAtag